From Enoplosus armatus isolate fEnoArm2 chromosome 23, fEnoArm2.hap1, whole genome shotgun sequence, a single genomic window includes:
- the cyp17a2 gene encoding cytochrome P450 17A2, which yields MFSRLLSSLPSFIFPLSLPPSFLLVVFFIVAAVAIFLITRRPSETKPPPPAARGSIPCLPWLPVLGSLPWLGGGLPPHLLFTQLARRYGSLFALYLGPHYTVVVNSHQHAREVLLQRGRDFAGRPSMVTTNLLTRGGKDIAFSDYSPLWKSHRRLVHNSFTLFGEGSGRLQDIVLSSVDSLCAELLSSGWRGFDPSPAVTRAVTNVVCTLVFSATYRYGDAELQEVIRYNDGIVQTIARGGLVDIYPWMKVFPNKCLTKLKECIIVRDRLLSRKLEEHKASLSDGDPRDLLDALLKGQMDSGQDEGERITDDHVLMTAAEAFGAGVETTSTTLLWILAYLLHHPEVQERVQKELDEQVGSERAVCVSDRGRLPYLDCVINEGMRIRPVSPVLIPHAAMTDSSIGGHSVSCGTRVLVNMWSIHHDPQHWDQPDLFNPDRFLDNQGQRVTPSCFLPFGAGPRVCVGESLARLELFLFLSSLLQRMSFKRPDGAPPPNLQGRLGVVLQPLPYKVIVTPRAGWEDGAK from the exons ATGTTCtcccgtctcctctcctctctcccttcctttatctttcctctctctctccctccctccttcctcctcgtCGTCTTCTTCATTGTTGCGGCAGTCGCCATTTTCCTGATCACACGCCGTCCGTCCGAAACCAAACCTCCTCCTCCGGCAGCTCGGGGCTCCATCCCCTGCCTGCCATGGCTCCCCGTCCTGGGCAGCCTCCCCTGGCTGGGAGGAGGCCTCCCTCCGCACCTCCTCTTCACCCAGCTGGCCCGCAG gtacGGCTCTCTGTTCGCTCTCTACCTCGGGCCTCACTACACTGTGGTGGTAAACAGCCATCAACACGCCAGAGAGGTCctgctgcagagagggagagacttcGCTGGGCGACCGAGCATG GTGACCACCAACCTGTTGACCAGAGGAGGTAAAGACATCGCATTTTCAGACTACTCTCCTCTCTGGAAGTCACACCGTCGCCTCGTCCACAACTCCTTCACTCTGTTTGGAGAAGGAAGCGGCCGTCTGCAGGACATCG TTCTGTCCTCGGTGGACAGTCTGTGTGCCGAGCTGTTGTCCAGCGGGTGGCGTGGCTTCGACCCGTCTCCCGCGGTGACCAGGGCGGTCACCAACGTCGTGTGCACGCTGGTGTTCAGCGCCACCTATCGCTACGGCGatgctgagctgcaggaggtgaTCCGATACAATGACGGCATCGTTCAGACGATAGCCAGAGGAGGACTGGTGGACATTTACCCCTGGATGAAG GTCTTTCCTAACAAGTGTCTCACTAAACTGAAGGAGTGTATCATCGTCAGAGACCGACTGTTGTCACGCAAACTGGAGGAGCACAAG GCATCGCTGAGTGACGGTGACCCCCGTGACCTTCTGGATGCCTTGCTTAAAGGCCAGATGGACAGCGGGCAGGATGAGGGTGAGAGGATAACAGATGACCACGTCCTGATGACAGCAGCTGAGGCTTTCGGAGCTGGAGTGGAGACGACGTCCACCACACTGCTGTGGATCCTGGCCTATCTGCTGCACCATCCGGAG GTCCAGGAGCGCGTGCAGAAGGAGCTGGACGAGCAGGTGGGCAGCGAGCGGGCGGTGTGTGTGTCGGACCGCGGCCGGCTGCCGTACCTGGACTGTGTCATCAACGAGGGCATGAGGATCCGACCTGTCAGCCCCGTGCTGATCCCACACGCCGCCATGACGGACAGCAG TATTGGCGGTCACTCTGTCAGTTGTGGGACTCGCGTTTTGGTCAACATGTGGTCGATTCACCACGACCCCCAACACTGGGACCAACCAGACCTGTTCAACCCAG ATCGTTTCCTTGACAACCAGGGCCAGCGGGTCACACCCTCCTGCTTCCTGCCGTTCGGGGCGGGACCTCGAGTCTGCGTCGGTGAATCGTTGGCCAGGCTGgagctctttctcttcttgtccTCTCTGCTCCAGAGAATGAGCTTCAAGCGGCCAGACGGGGCTCCCCCGCCCAACCTGCAGGGGCGGCTGGGTGTGGTCTTGCAGCCGTTACCTTATAAGGTCATTGTCACTCCAAGGGCGGGGTGGGAGGACGGGGCAAAATGA